Proteins encoded by one window of Halichondria panicea unplaced genomic scaffold, odHalPani1.1 SCAFFOLD_26, whole genome shotgun sequence:
- the LOC135352010 gene encoding uncharacterized protein LOC135352010 isoform X3, producing the protein MATGGGHGVDSGEASPLDDICDDLSPLHKQLYPARTKWFNIGLNLNIDGNDLSAIHEINSQNLDTCLREMLIKRLHSGGPLSWRDVCDCLRSPTVDRKDVAEKIEEWRIGMMSKKQSKFPSPLSETGLIGSDYSSLDDQVKHLEEIFNLLTNEGYQRIKKSGISVDNFYAIVTSMSVSLKHITGNYVEECFEKANMLAEIWGKLNQFWDFLNYELFQHVVRVMFTEADNPLLRKLAEYESERKTFLIKTKLCDFVDYWPYLIAKPSMVKLKRIVVKKVCKKWEDCTLYDVKTTSKLFSKGFSLSQEFILVAGGVKSIILYVPPSLACSIEEQLKQGKELEFLANNGFLSITIDDIQVYTALQGPSFICPYCQKCTLEQYLSKNSFHKATGETLFPYLNTPALSKEDRSVLEATLRKDTQNMIELFARADTAIAKNLKEDVAKEDVAVVKNFVLDMISSSDEKEYIAKLEIADTIPSIFVALRPYKSFLNYKIVNSIVLEFGSKKDKMIMKDYVIAFDNYCKRSAFEIPRNTFPSLPESRNGTNILTVKLTSSGYSSLRDVISAKDTIASIFNVNEWTFRLCSIEDGCLCLRFLFSAKAFAQLFPPTVSQLASLCEAGISIFQDAPTTVERTEIKPSTVPEDLHSQKVRDISSEKDDSESVIGDSVPTIQGLVLMYGDPLASGQRRRSLPSDEEVETLSKRPKNDVTVQGSVSSLDSSGMGEISSTCSEADNETIDGEEADIDTTDIEYTFTDPGSEVEVTYNQILNTFCETKLELQKEMDLDVSPCSLWKALHNGQQCMALVYNGEGDKLKFTKYIEDVQTNKPNVMPAKCIHFDTKLYSHPVVLFEVQQPLKEYCFLSEALSEIQQLSLLLNAAISVLGFSPNITLQLTTESLFVHKYSTNDTKAMFLPIYEQSYFHKVELNTQPELPSLNWLNDSLLLMVHRKQCNSDSKLPDNHILFNVFKHRWFPDNKRGSSSTADVAKELEHILELEKTSLEMKATFELADSEYLEVPHLHMLLIGHTGVGKTSIRKHLQNIPFNDKEKSTIIMEPELLYQETFESTIDSKKSAVVFKKYDSVYKSDPDNIYLTLWDTGGQPMFQDLLPCFAKVRSIYGIVVRLCDLLENSNASIRPTCPLEIERESPYTYTDYLYRSLSFLDSNSLDVHLSNLPDILKKRVFELASATVFPKIAFIGTFKDQIKVDDKQDLDQMLLQLKLNLNSQGTNFHEKVILPSTSTPNSFMFEIDNTQSGAKYDDPGMKTLREQIVFCTKSAKAKIPSKWIAFKIDLERESCLQQPCTGIVTFEKASEIAKKCKTDLRAALCYFHELGIFIWYHNKKMLQEYVFVEPKNLLSILGTILDPQVYKDHPKQWKSLQTQGILNVQVGKKLLEDSKTGLPLSWILNFFDEHHLAMHMPLLESYFIPSMLQVLPICPNHQHVFHTRISACSVLPADLQVAPLFLVPISKFIPPGFFPRLMTVLSGIKKGRIIWKLSPDFINCKNMVSFEINNQFRLVFTEFIDCVRAHFDGLTDDNIPHIDLCLQIVSTLNVQLQRVINTKSMRLTFVCSCSEHLSSIHFLNYLPFATDNHVTCGEHTGKQMELTAAHKIWLSDEHHPKIATLKDAEARFEAAMKGKKFGLRFTTILFTGLPGSDVHTCKRLIMDKNFTPFESPHSLDPSFEFSYYTVSDEKIKPLHDDDSDMVFACNAAVQTPKGAKNDKSDEHSIQQPNIVLGQTEPDEHFLQQRPKETSSENSASDRNKQERSAQSVGKEVEVPRSIPAGNSPQHLTSNQILIYEPIPKESLLKCVSPENILQLMVNRDRSLTKDFDNLNIINCVCCSDVWLLNVLPIFLKGIAIGINCMSLSQDLEGKIILQKILVPETEIEADVSFTNKQLIKDISMLATKLMVVETHAEVESIEKNSEILFRDNEQAKLIADKNGKQEVFEVGKSLREIENIERQLVSSLDLSELKQVSLFWHMLGHAIKKVMQQYNRNFISKQEVLTIAAEFRMSETDLEIALLSLHITGVILYFGNVLPNVIFKDSTVLIQLIAKINLFDLQHNRGAIIPFSAFEVCEVMYAEGLFTCKEAISLFKDLHLLIEMKNSLFLMPCLLREEVSVETFSFVSGLKDTKVAPLVIQCLLAHGCFEYIMCYLCSQYNGHPWPWKIDVRRDLFKSFVQFILPGVNALINVYRKEDAELTVYINSNSMQDYEFLPFIRTAIVTGLNKAAEAFHITGQALPVVGFHCTCGQVDNTHMIVPSTEGHWRCSATNEKLALFSTQDIWFTKIHDSADAVTVHNVFAELIPWSSSWYKVGMLFNLESDALETITVQCRQDTDAALMEVIRKWFHIHHNPSWEEVQQVISNLKQSDDSLIDDSLIDDSLIERYSMTEDVFKECLPNLTLFVSISTLFPYLLKYRLVHRADVDSVQSPNLDNSTKISNLLNLTKRNGGKNGFALLYDCLFKTSEEHRGHDKIVQELERYALSSSTMNPIAIDPSILEPPDADYAVESVDALISEVSDHIGRDWMVLARSLGFTEIDIQSIEYANERDLKEQIYRFFNEWKRRDGQDATRDKLVTVLYESGLNEVVLKTTDAQTIDQNHQKINDDLTIFLDEPLGSGAFGAVFKGSYRGDPCAIKLLHQVAMEMQTNISATKSEDASDAIDRESDFLKSFQHPNVVQFLSITKHPKSGGTILVVELMDCNLRSYFSGLDEESLTSECEISLSKDMACGLAYIHSKLIIHRDLCGDNVLLKLTLPVPVAKISDFGMSRLYDPSKLSSTLTAIGQRRGYLPPEAYRLEEENYDNSLDVFSFGVILTQIVCKLETIKSAKDRSFHVAQIPHTHRLRMLIDSCLQEDMTRRPSARDIYVSLTRDSDSVEATKRDTLPVEKAHREQMEHKDAELVKRDAIIQQRQEQRQDPPPRELRPPLTLKWRRGKDMPIKMGYTVQSVVIGDTAYVGGGSAGDDCNVCTVMKLEQDQWTKLPEYTAKWFGMTSLANRLVLVGGRDPRNNTPSNQLSVLESGEWTHPYPPMNIARQSSTAVSFNNHIIVAGGRDGDGRISSVEVLDVASRRWYIAQSLPNSRSELKSTLIGNTLYLMGGYDHTGPTKTVHHVDLNELIITKALSNLDTPTLWQTLQEVPLGLSAPLSIGRSLLAVGGANDRVNPSSSIHLYQPDTRRWLKVGDLPTVRYCCTCSVLPSGEVIVAGGQIVNKIKIQTVDFFSISS; encoded by the exons ataTATGTGATGACCTTTCACCACTGCATAAACAACTCTATCCTGCTCGTACTAAATGGTTCAATATTGGATTGAACCTGAACATTGATGGTAACGACTTGAGTGCGATCCACGAAATAAACAGCCAAAATCTTGACACCTGTCTCCGTGAAATGCTGATTAAACGTCTGCACTCTGGTGGCCCCCTCTCATGGAGGGATGTGTGTGACTGTCTCCGATCTCCAACCGTGGACCGTAAGGATGTGGCGGAGAAGATTGAGGAGTGGAGAATTG GAATGATGAGCAAAAAGCAGTCTAAATTTCCGTCTCCTTTATCAGAAACTGGCCTAATTG GCTCAGATTACTCAAGCCTGGATGACCAAGTTAAACACCTGGAGGAGATCTTTAATTTGCTAACTAACGAAGGGTATCAACGAATTAAGAAATCTGGCATTAGTGTAGACAATTTCTATGCTATTGTAACGAGCATGAGTGTATCGTTAAAGCACATTACAGGAAATTATGTTGAAGAATGCTTCGAGAAAGCGAACATGCTCGCAGAGATATGGGGCAAGTTAAATCAATTCTGGGATTTCTTGAACTATGAGCTCTTCCAACACGTGGTTCGAGTTATGTTCACTGAAGCAGACAATCCTTTGCTGAGGAAGCTAGCCGAGTATGAGAGTGAAAGGAAAACATTTCTTATTAAAACTAAACTTTGCGATTTTGTTGACTATTGGCCGTATTTAATTGCAAAGCCATCAATGGTTAAGTTGAAACGAATAGTCGTTAAAAAAGTATGCAAAAAATGGGAAGACTGTACTTTGTATGATGTGAAGACAACTAGCAAACTTTTTTCGAAAGGATTTTCCCTATCTCAGGAATTTATTCTTGTGGCAGGTGGTGTCAAAAGCATCATCTTGTACGTCCCTCCTTCTCTGGCGTGCTCAATAGAGGAACAGTTGAAGCAAGGAAAAGAACTTGAATTCTTAGCAAATAATGGCTTTCTATCCATCACCATTGATGATATCCAGGTCTACACGGCTCTACAAG GGCCCAGCTTTATCTGTCCATATTGTCAGAAATGCACGCTTGAGCAGTACTTGTCAAAAAATTCCTTCCACAAAGCAACTGGTGAAACCCTCTTTCCATACCTCAACACACCAGCACTCTCTAAAGAAGATCGATCAGTACTAGAGGCCACTCTCAGAAAGGATACTCAGAATATGATCGAGCTCTTTGCTAGAGCCGACACTGCTATTGCAAAAAATCTCAAGGAAGATGTAGCGAAGGAAGATGTAGCGGTGGTCAAAAATTTTGTTTTGGATATGATTTCATCTTCGGATGAGAAGGAATACATCGCAAAACTGGAAATAGCTGATACAATTCCTTCTATTTTTGTTGCCCTTAGGCCGTACAAGTCTTTCTTGAACTACAAAATTGTCAATAGTATTGTATTGGAATTCGGCTCCAAAAAGGACAAAATGATCATGAAGGATTATGTAATTGCATTCGACAACTATTGTAAAAGAAGTGCCTTTGAGATTCCCCGCAACACCTTTCCCAGCTTACCTGAATCAAGGAACGGTACAAACATTTTGACAGTGAAACTAACTTCAAGTGGATACTCTTCCCTTCGTGATGTTATCTCAGCCAAAGATACCATTGCTTCTATCTTTAACGTGAATGAATGGACATTTCGCTTATGCAGTATCGAGGATGGATGCTTGTGTCTAAGGTTCCTTTTTTCTGCAAAGGCTTTTGCTCAGTTATTTCCACCCACGGTTTCACAACTAGCTTCTCTCTGTGAGGCAGGAATCAGTATTTTTCAAGATGCACCTACAACTGTTGAGAG AACTGAGATAAAACCCTCAACTGTTCCTGAAGATTTGCACAGCCAAAAAGTCAGAGATATATCTTCTGAAAAGGATGACTCTGAATCAGTGATAGGTGACAGTGTTCCGACCATTCAAGGTTTAGTGCTGATGTATGGAG ATCCTCTAGCCTCAGGCCAGCGCAGAAGATCATTACCATCAGATGAAGAAGTTGAAACTCTGTCAAAGCGTCCAAAGAATGATGTCACTGTACAAG GTTCTGTGTCTAGTCTCGATAGCAGTGGGATGGGTGAGATCagcagtacatgtagtgaagCAGACAATGAGACAATTGATGGAGAAGAGGCAGATATTGATACCACGGACATTGAATACACTTTTACAG ATCCTGGATCTGAAGTGGAAGTAACCTACAATCAAATTCTCAACACTTTTTGTGAAACTAAACTTGAACTACAAAAGGAAATGGACCTAGACGTGTCTCCATGCTCGCTCTGGAAAGCTCTTCACAATGGACAGCAATGTATGGCATTAGTATACAATGGTGAAGGTGATAAATTGAAATTCACCAAATACATCGAGGATGTGCAAACGAATAAGCCCAATGTAATGCCAGCAAAATGCATTCATTTTGATACTAAACTCTATTCACACCCTGTTGTCCTGTTTGAAGTTCAGCAACCATTAAAAGAGTATTGCTTTTTATCTGAGGCCTTATCTGAAATACAACAGCTTTCATTGTTATTGAATGCTGCTATTAGTGTTCTTGGGTTCTCACCAAATATTACCCTTCAATTGACTACAGAATCTCTGTTTGTACACAAATATAGTACTAATGACACAAAAGCTATGTTTTTACCTATATATGAGCAATCTTACTTCCATAAAGTGGAACTCAACACCCAACCAGAGTTACCCAGCTTGAATTGGCTCAACGATAGTCTTCTTTTGATGGTTCATCGTAAACAGTGCAACAGCGATTCTAAACTACCTGACAACCACATTCTTTTCAACGTTTTTAAGCACAGGTGGTTCCCAGACAATAAACGAGGCTCTTCAAGTACAGCAGATGTTGCCAAAGAACTAGAACACATACTAG AGTTGGAGAAAACCAGCCTGGAAATGAAAGCTACTTTTGAACTAGCAGATTCTGAATATTTGGAGGTACCACATTTGCACATGCTTCTCATTGGCCACACGGGAGTTGGAAAGACGTCCATCAGAAAGCATCTTCAGAACATTCCCTTTAATGATAAGGAGAAAAGCACAATCATAATGGAGCCGGAGCTGCTTTACCAAGAAACATTTGAAAGTACAATAGACTCCAAGAAAAGCGCCGTGGTATTTAAGAAGTACGACAGTGTTTATAAGAGCGACCCAGATAATATTTATCTCACTCTCTGGGACACAGGAGGGCAACCAATGTTTCAAGATCTTCTTCCTTGCTTCGCCAAAGTTAGATCCATTTATGGTATTGTTGTTCGACTTTGTGATTTGTTGGAAAATTCTAACGCTTCCATTAGACCTACCTGCCCACTTGAAATAGAGAGAGAGTCTCCTTACACATATACTGATTACCTGTATCGAAGTCTTTCCTTCTTAGACTCTAATTCACTGGATGTGCATCTCAGCAACCTTCCAGATATATTAAAGAAGAGAGTATTCGAATTAGCTAGTGCAACGGTTTTTCCTAAAATAGCCTTTATCGGTACTTTCAAAGATCAGATTAAAGTAGATGACAAGCAAGACTTGGATCAAATGCTCCTTCAGTTAAAACTCAATCTGAACTCTCAAGGAACGAACTTTCATGAAAAGGTAATCTTGCCTTCAACTTCTACACCCAACTCTTTTATGTTTGAGATAGACAACACACAATCAGGAGCAAAGTATGATGATCCTGGAATGAAAACTTTGCGAGAGCAAATAGTTTTCTGCACAAAGAGTGCCAAAGCAAAAATACCTAGCAAATGGATTGCTTTCAAGATTGATCTAGAACGAGAATCATGTTTACAACAGCCTTGCACAGGAATTGTGACATTTGAAAAAGCTAGTGAAATAGCTAAAAAGTGTAAAACAGACCTTAGAGCAGCTCTTTGCTATTTTCATGAACTTGGTATCTTCATATGGTATCACAACAAGAAAATGCTCCAAGAATATGTTTTTGTTGAGCCTAAGAACCTACTTTCCATTCTTGGAACTATTCTTGATCCCCAAGTGTATAAGGATCATCCTAAGCAATGGAAGAGTCTTCAAACACAGGGTATTCTGAATGTCCAAGTTGGTAAAAAGCTTCTAGAGGATAGTAAGACTGGTCTCCCGCTATCATGGATTCTAAACTTCTTTGATGAACACCATTTAGCAATGCATATGCCTTTACTGGAAAGCTACTTTATTCCGTCTATGCTCCAAGTGCTTCCCATTTGTCCTAATCATCAGCATGTATTTCATACGAGAATTTCAGCCTGTTCTGTATTACCAGCCGATTTACAAGTGGCACCACTGTTTTTGGTTCCAATCTCTAAGTTTATACCACCAGGTTTTTTTCCAAGACTAATGACCGTACTTTCTGGAATCAAAAAAGGCAGAATAATATGGAAACTGTCACCCGATTTTATAAATTGTAAGAACATGGTGTCGTTTGAAATTAATAACCAGTTTCGGCTTGTGTTCACTGAGTTTATTGATTGTGTTCGAGCTCACTTTGATGGACTTACTGATGACAATATTCCCCATATTGACCTATGTCTTCAAATTGTATCCACTCTTAATGTGCAGCTGCAAAGAGTTATCAATACGAAATCGATGCGCTTAACATTTGTATGTTCTTGCTCCGAACATTTATCTAGCATCCACTTTCTCAATTATTTGCCATTTGCAACTGATAACCATGTAACATGTGGTGAACATACTGGCAAACAAATGGAGCTCACTGCTGCCCACAAAATATGGTTGAGTGATGAACATCATCCAAAGATAGCTACTCTAAAAG ATGCTGAGGCTAGATTTGAGGCTGCGATGAAAGGAAAGAAGTTTGGTCTGCGATTCACAACAATTCTTTTTACTGGACTGCCAGGATCAGATGTCCATACCTGCAAGCGTTTGATTATGGATAAGAACTTTACTCCTTTTGAATCACCACACTCATTGGATCCCAGCTTTGAATTTAGTTACTATACCGTCAGTGATGAAAAGATTAAACCTTTACACGATGATGATTCGGATATGGTGTTTGCTTGTAATGCAGCTGTACAGACTCCAAAGGGAGCTAAAAATGACAAGTCAGATGAACATTCCATCCAACAACCCAATATAGTGCTTGGCCAAACCGAGCCAGATGAACATTTTCTACAGCAAAGACCCAAAGAGACATCAAGTGAAAACTCTGCAAGTGATCGAAATAAGCAAGAAAGGTCTGCTCAATCTGTTGGTAAAGAAGTTGAAGTACCAAGATCGATACCTGCTGGAAACTCCCCACAGCATCTCACTTCTAATCAGATTCTAATCTATGAGCCAATACCTAAAGAGAGTCTATTAAAATGTGTCTCTCCTGAGAATATTTTACAACTAATGGTAAATCGCGATCGATCGCTTACAAAAGATTTTGATAATTTGAACATTATTAATTGCGTATGCTGCTCTGATGTTTGGTTGTTGAATGTACTACCAATTTTCCTTAAAGGCATCGCCATAGGCATAAACTGTATGAGTTTGAGCCAAGATCTCGAAGGAAAAATAATCCTTCAGAAAATTTTAGTTCCCGAAACTGAAATTGAAGCAGATGTATCTTTTACTAATAAGCAACTAATAAAAGACATCAGTATGCTAGCAACAAAACTGATGGTCGTTGAAACACATGCAGAAGTTGAGTCGATTGAGAAAAATAGTGAAATTCTCTTTAGGGATAATGAGCAAGCCAAATTAATTGCTGATAAAAATGGAAAACAAGAAGTATTTGAAGTAGGCAAATCATTGAGGGAGATAGAAAACATCGAACGACAGCTAGTATCATCATTGGATTTGAGTGAACTGAAGCAAGTCTCTTTATTCTGGCACATGCTTGGTCACGCTATCAAGAAAGTTATGCAACAATACAATCGGAACTTTATTAGCAAGCAAGAAGTATTGACTATTGCTGCTGAATTCAGAATGTCAGAAACTGATCTTGAAATTGCCTTACTTAGCCTGCACATAACTGGTGTGATTCTTTACTTTGGCAATGTTCTTCCAAATGTGATATTTAAGGATTCGACCGTATTGATCCAATTGATTGCAAAGATAAACCTTTTTGACCTACAACATAATCGAGGAGCTATTATTCCCTTCTCTGCATTTGAAGTTTGTGAAGTAATGTATGCTGAAGGATTGTTCACATGTAAAGAAGCAATATCCCTCTTTAAAGATTTACATCTGTTAATTGAAATGAAAAATTCGTTATTCTTGATGCCATGCTTACTGAGGGAAGAAGTCAGTGTTGAAACTTTCAGCTTTGTTTCCGGTTTGAAAGATACCAAAGTTGCTCCACTTGTGATCCAGTGTTTATTAGCCCATGGTTGTTTTGAATACATCATGTGCTACTTGTGCTCACAGTACAATGGTCACCCATGGCCATGGAAAATTGATGTTCGTCGAGATCTATTCAAAAGTTTTGTGCAATTCATTCTACCCGGAGTCAATGCTCTCATAAATGTGTATAGAAAGGAAGATGCTGAACTAACTGTTTATATCAATTCAAATTCGATGCAAGATTATGAGTTTCTACCATTTATCAGAACAGCAATTGTTACTGGTTTAAACAAAGCCGCAGAAGCGTTTCACATTACTGGTCAAGCTCTTCCTGTTGTGGGGTTTCACTGCACATGTGGTCAGgttgacaacacacacatgatcGTTCCTAGCACAGAGGGTCACTGGAGATGTTCTGCTACAAATGAAAAGCTTGCACTTTTTTCTACTCAAGACATCTGGTTTACCAAGATACATGATA GTGCTGACGCAGTTACCGTTCACAACGTGTTTGCTGAACTCATTCCATGGTCTAGTTCGTGGTACAAAGTGGGAATGCTCTTCAACTTGGAGAGTGATGCGCTGGAAACCATAACAGTACAGTGCCGCCAAGACACGGATGCCGCACTAATGGAGGTGATCAGAAAATGGTTCCACATTCATCACAACCCAAGCTGGGAGGAGGTTCAACAAGTCATTTCGAATCTGAAACAATCAG ATGACTCCCTGATTGATGACTCCCTGATTGATGACTCCCTGATTGAACGGTATTCCATGACTGAAGATGTCTTTAAAGAGTGTCTCCCTAACCTCACACTCTTTGTTAGCATATCCACACTCTTTCCATACTTGCTCAAATATCGTCTGGTACATCGGGCTGACGTCGATTCTGTACAATCGCCGAATCTTGATAATTCAACTAAAATATCTAATCTTCTCAATCTAACAAAAAGAAATGGAGGTAAAAATGGTTTTGCCCTACTCTACGATTGCTTGTTTAAGACCAGTGAGGAGCATCGAGGACATGATAAAATTGTTCAAGAACTTGAGAGATATGCACTTTCCTCCTCAACCATGAATCCCATTGCAATAGACCCATCAATCTTGGAGCCCCCTGATGCTGACTATGCTGTAGAGTCAGTGGATGCCCTCATCAGTGAAGTCTCTGACCACATTGGACGAGACTGGATGGTCCTAGCCAGAAGTCTTGGTTTTACGGAAATTGATATTCAATCAATTGAATATGCCAATGAACGAGACCTCAAAGAGCAGATTTATCGGTTTTTCAACGAGTGGAAGAGAAGAGATGGGCAAGATGCTACTCGAGATAAACTTGTTACTGTCTTGTATGAGAGTGGATTAAATGAAGTCGTCCTGAAGACAACAGATGCTCAAACAA TTGACCAAAATCACCAGAAGATCAATGATGATTTGACCATTTTCCTGGACGAGCCACTCGGTAgtggtgcatttggagcagtcttcaaaggcagctacagAGGCGATCCTTGTGCTATCAAACTATTACATCAGgttgctatggagatgcagaCAAATATTTCCGCCACCAAAAGTGAAGATGCTAGCGATGCAATAGATCGTGAGAGtgattttctcaagtcgttccagcacccaaacgttgttcaGTTTTTGTCGATTACtaagcaccccaaatcaggtggtacaatcctcgttgttgagctgatggattgcaatctgagatcctatttctctggccttgatgaagagtccctcactagcgaatgtgaaattagcctctccaaagacatggcttgtggtctggcctacattcacagcaagctgattatccaccgtgacctctgtggcgataacgtcttgctgaagctGACACTGCCAGtgcctgttgcaaagatttCTGACTTTGGTATGTCGCGActatacgatccctccaagctcagctccaccctcacagccattggtcaGCGTAGAGGGTATCTACCTCCCGAGGCATATCGATTGGAAGAGGAGAATTACGATAATAGCCTGGATGTGTTTTCTTTTGGGGTGATTTTGACGCAGATTGTTTGCAAGTTAGAGACGATCAAATCAGCCAAggatcgatcattccatgttgcccagatccctcacacacacaggttgaggatGCTTATCGACAGctgtttgcaagaagacatgacgaggagaccatctgccagggacatct ATGTTTCACTGACAAGAGACTCGGActcagtggaggcaacaaagagggacACTCTACCAGTCgagaag gcacacagggaacagatggagcacaaagatgctgagctggtcaagagagacgccatcattcaacagagACAGGAACAGAGACAG gatCCCCCTCcaagagagttgagacctccactcactctgaaatggagaagaggaaaagacatgccgaTCAAGATGGGCTACACAGtgcagagtgttgttatcggtgacacggcgtatgttggtggaggcaGTGCAGGCGATGATTGTAacgtgtgtacagtgatgaagctcgagcaagatcaatggaccaaactaccagagtacactgccaagtggtttggtatgacatcactcgctaatcgactagtgctagTGGGAGGACGTGATCCAAGAAACAACACACCCAGCAATCAACTTTCAGTGCTcgagtcaggggaatggactcacccgtacccaccaatgaacattgctcgtcaatcctcaacagctgtctccttcaacaaccacataattgtagctggtgggcgtgatgGTGATGGTCgtatctcctctgtggaggtgttggacgtggcatcaagaagatggtacattgctcagtcactacctaactcacgatcagaactgaaatcaactctcataggaaacaccctctacctaatgggagggtacgATCACACTGGgccaaccaagacagtgcaccacgtcgacctcaatgaactcatcaTTACAAaggccctttccaacctggacacacccactctctggcagaccttacaagAAGTACCACTCGGgttgtcagctcctctcagtattgggaggtcactattagccgttggtggagcgAATGACAGAGtcaacccaagttcatcgatccacctctaccagcctgacaccaggaggtggttGAAAGtaggagacctgcctactgtaCGATactgctgcacatgctcagtacttcctagtggagaggttattgtagccggaggacagatAGTAAATAAGATTAAAATCCAAACTGTggatttcttctctataagttCTTAG